One window from the genome of Gimesia aquarii encodes:
- a CDS encoding VOC family protein, giving the protein MLEHEKINYVEFPAKDIPATKSFFTTVFGWTFEDFGPDYTAFSNEGIDGGFFRSDLKVSTNNGSALIVFYSKELEQTLAKIENAGGSIIKPIFSFPGGRRFHFGDPNGNEYAVWSDQ; this is encoded by the coding sequence ATGCTTGAACATGAAAAAATTAATTACGTCGAATTTCCCGCAAAAGACATTCCGGCAACTAAGTCATTTTTCACAACCGTATTCGGTTGGACCTTCGAGGATTTTGGTCCTGATTATACAGCCTTTTCGAACGAAGGCATTGATGGTGGCTTTTTTCGATCCGATTTAAAGGTTTCTACAAACAACGGCAGTGCTCTGATTGTATTCTATAGTAAAGAACTCGAACAGACTCTCGCTAAGATAGAGAACGCAGGTGGTTCGATCATCAAACCGATCTTTTCGTTTCCCGGTGGTCGTCGATTTCACTTTGGTGATCCTAATGGAAATGAATACGCGGTTTGGTCAGATCAATAG
- a CDS encoding DUF3500 domain-containing protein, with the protein MTCLSFSLMSVSQASSAEPSNKWQKAQISKASAEMAAVAKRWLASLSKEQRAQATFKFDDEQRSKWHFVPDFVIKPDGRKGLTIGQMTPQQRIFALALPATALSNRGYLEMMSIRALEKVLYDIEGKDYRDPELYYVSIFGKPNPKGTWGWRFEGHHLSVNVTIIDGKKFSVTPSFFGSNPGKITSGNLAGVEVLEKEQTLALSLIQSFDNDQMAIATIDTSAMDKKLLQKSVIKEVLTTDEPKADRGLFTFKGISFADLDPSQQKKLLNLVNVYTTRFRPEILNGTRYKGRIKDGSDLYFAWSGGKKRGEFHYYRIQSKTFLIEFANTQNNANHVHAVWREFDGDFGRDYLSEHFSKHHKK; encoded by the coding sequence ATGACATGCCTTAGTTTCAGCCTGATGAGTGTCAGTCAGGCATCTTCTGCCGAGCCGAGCAACAAATGGCAAAAAGCTCAAATTTCCAAAGCCAGTGCGGAAATGGCGGCGGTTGCCAAGCGCTGGTTGGCCTCGCTTTCGAAAGAACAACGGGCACAGGCCACATTTAAATTCGACGATGAACAACGCAGCAAATGGCACTTTGTGCCTGATTTTGTCATCAAGCCAGACGGCCGCAAAGGATTGACCATCGGTCAGATGACGCCACAACAACGTATCTTTGCCCTTGCATTGCCTGCGACGGCGCTGTCGAACCGTGGCTATCTGGAAATGATGTCAATTCGTGCTTTGGAAAAAGTCCTGTATGATATTGAAGGCAAAGACTATCGCGATCCCGAACTTTATTATGTTTCCATTTTTGGAAAGCCCAATCCAAAAGGAACTTGGGGCTGGCGTTTTGAAGGTCATCACCTCTCTGTAAACGTCACGATTATTGATGGGAAGAAATTTTCTGTCACACCTTCCTTCTTCGGATCCAATCCTGGCAAAATCACCTCAGGAAATTTAGCTGGCGTCGAGGTGCTTGAGAAGGAGCAGACATTGGCTCTCAGCTTGATTCAGTCATTCGACAACGACCAGATGGCCATTGCGACGATTGATACGTCTGCCATGGATAAGAAGCTCTTGCAGAAGAGTGTCATCAAAGAAGTGCTGACCACCGATGAACCCAAAGCCGACCGGGGACTGTTTACCTTCAAGGGGATCAGCTTTGCGGACCTTGATCCATCGCAACAGAAAAAACTCTTGAATCTGGTCAATGTCTATACAACCCGCTTTCGTCCAGAGATTCTCAATGGCACGCGCTACAAAGGGAGAATCAAGGATGGCAGCGATTTGTATTTCGCCTGGAGTGGCGGAAAGAAACGCGGCGAATTCCATTATTACCGCATCCAATCCAAAACATTCCTGATCGAATTTGCAAATACGCAGAACAATGCCAACCACGTCCATGCCGTCTGGCGCGAATTTGATGGCGATTTCGGACGCGATTATCTGTCAGAACATTTTTCCAAGCACCATAAAAAATAA
- a CDS encoding bleomycin resistance protein, protein MDQSKSQFRTGVPVLPSPDVKQAVEFYRDTLGFEIAFLSEEPYAIVKRDDVCIHLWQCSDPELPTQCGCRIVVKGIDELYQEYEPLGVVHPNAPLEETSWGTKEFAIGDGDKNLITFEENVSKEK, encoded by the coding sequence ATGGATCAATCAAAGTCCCAATTTCGCACGGGGGTTCCTGTTTTACCATCTCCTGATGTGAAACAAGCTGTTGAATTCTATCGGGACACGCTCGGCTTTGAAATCGCGTTTCTCAGTGAAGAACCGTATGCAATTGTTAAACGGGATGATGTTTGTATCCATCTCTGGCAGTGTTCGGATCCTGAGTTACCAACTCAATGTGGCTGCCGCATCGTAGTGAAGGGAATCGACGAACTCTATCAGGAGTACGAACCACTCGGCGTAGTGCATCCGAACGCGCCGCTGGAAGAGACGTCCTGGGGCACCAAAGAATTTGCCATTGGTGATGGCGATAAAAATCTGATTACGTTTGAAGAGAATGTGAGTAAGGAAAAATAA
- a CDS encoding GNAT family N-acetyltransferase → MDRIIREYQAEDLNDLLYVWESASRLAHPFLTDEFLEQERDNIPNLYLPNAETWVIEQGGQVFGFIALLGNEVGAIFVKPEFHGTGAGKALMDKAQELRGDLEVEVFKENTIGQKFYARYGFQPLKESIHEPTGNQIMRLKFTASESN, encoded by the coding sequence ATGGACCGCATCATTCGTGAATATCAGGCAGAGGATTTGAACGATCTTCTGTATGTCTGGGAAAGTGCATCACGCCTCGCACATCCTTTTCTGACCGACGAATTTTTGGAGCAGGAGCGTGACAACATTCCGAATCTGTATCTGCCTAATGCGGAAACCTGGGTGATAGAGCAGGGCGGGCAAGTTTTTGGTTTTATCGCGTTACTCGGTAACGAAGTCGGAGCGATTTTTGTAAAACCTGAGTTTCACGGGACGGGTGCCGGAAAAGCATTGATGGATAAGGCCCAGGAATTACGGGGTGACCTCGAAGTCGAAGTGTTTAAAGAAAACACAATCGGCCAAAAATTCTACGCCCGTTATGGCTTTCAACCCCTTAAAGAATCTATTCATGAGCCAACAGGGAATCAAATCATGAGACTCAAGTTTACGGCTAGCGAATCAAACTAA
- a CDS encoding DUF805 domain-containing protein, with translation MNWYLGVLKKYAEFNGRARRMEYWMFTLFNIIIAIVLNVLVGAVGEPILMALPVLYSLFVFIPGIAVTVRRLHDTGRSGWWILIVFVPLIGGLVLLVFMIIEGEAGDNAYGSNPKVVVT, from the coding sequence ATGAACTGGTACCTGGGAGTCTTAAAAAAGTATGCAGAATTTAATGGCCGTGCACGCAGAATGGAGTACTGGATGTTTACTCTATTCAACATTATTATTGCCATTGTGCTCAATGTCTTAGTTGGAGCCGTTGGTGAACCAATTCTGATGGCCCTGCCCGTCCTCTATTCTCTCTTTGTATTTATCCCCGGAATTGCTGTTACCGTGCGCAGGTTGCATGATACAGGGCGTAGCGGGTGGTGGATCTTGATCGTGTTTGTTCCCCTCATTGGTGGGCTCGTTCTGCTGGTCTTTATGATCATTGAGGGTGAAGCAGGTGACAACGCGTACGGATCCAATCCAAAGGTCGTCGTCACATAA